A window of Coturnix japonica isolate 7356 chromosome 2, Coturnix japonica 2.1, whole genome shotgun sequence contains these coding sequences:
- the GEM gene encoding GTP-binding protein GEM, with the protein MTLNNVTMRRTHHSSLQQQQQRWSIPADGKNLLVQKDSNEYNVQKRYTISPDEYYRRSWSSESSDSVISSESCSNCYRVVLIGEQGVGKSSLANIFAGVHDSIDSDCEVLGEDTYERTLMVDGEGATIVLLDMWDNKREGEWIRDHCMKVGDAYLIVYSITDRASFEKASELRIQLRRARQKEDIPIILVGNKSDLVRCREVSVAEGRACAVVFDCKFIETSAAVQHNVKELFEGIVRQVRLRRDSKEKNEKRLAYQKRRESIPKKARRFWGKIVAKNNKNMAFKLKSKSCHDLSVL; encoded by the exons ATGACCCTCAACAACGTTACCATGCGTCGCACCCaccacagcagcctgcagcagcagcagcagcgatgGAGCATTCCTGCTGATGGGAAGAACCTGTTGGTCCAGAAGGACTCCAATGAGTACAATGTGCAGAAGCGATACACCATCAGTCCTGATGAATACTACAGAAGGAGCTGGTCCTCGGAGTCATCTGACTCTGTCATCTCCTCTGAGTCCTGCAGCAACTGCTACAGAGTGGTGCTGATTGGGGAACAAGGTGTGGGCAAATCGTCGCTGGCCAACATCTTTGCAGGGGTACACGACAGCATTGACAGCGACTGCGAGGTGCTGGGAG aagACACATATGAAAGAACCCTGATGGTGGATGGGGAGGGTGCAACCATTGTACTGCTCGACATGTGGGATAACAAG CGTGAAGGAGAATGGATTCGAGACCACTGCATGAAAGTGGGAGATGCCTACTTGATTGTCTACTCCATCACAGACCGAGCAAGCTTTGAGAAAGCTTCTGAACTCAGAATACAGCTCCGCAGGGCTCGGCAGAAAGAAGATATTCCCATTATTTTGGTTGGCAACAAAAGTGACCTTGTCAGGTGCCGCGAAGTTTCAGTAGCAG AGGGCCGAGCatgtgctgttgtgtttgaCTGCAAGTTCATCGAGacttctgcagctgtgcagcacaacGTGAAAGAGCTCTTTGAAGGCATCGTGAGGCAAGtgaggctcaggagagacagcaaggaaaagaaCGAGAAGCGGCTGGCTTACCAGAAACGAAGAGAGAGCATCCCAAAGAAAGCCAGGAGGTTTTGGGGCAAAATAGTTGCCAAGAACAACAAGAACATGGCCTTCAAACTCAAGTCCAAGTCTTGTCATGACCTATcagtactttaa